The following coding sequences lie in one Nitratireductor mangrovi genomic window:
- a CDS encoding DMT family transporter — translation MNDGRRVGDAIAAVGMMVVACALVAGTTLFAKMLGRAVEGPPIHPLQVSAGRYFFALVALAPFILWHRPSLKGTAWSSHLVRVVAGWSGVTCLFAAAALMRLADATAISFLNPIVAMLLAIPILGETVGRWRWAAAAIALAGALILTNPGGDAFRPAALVALTAALLIGLEVVLVKRLTNMEPPLRILAVGNFLGAVLSVAAALFVWQQPNTLQWTLLAAIGIAMVAAQALFLQALKRGDASFVVPLFYTTLVFAGVYDFAVFGETPTSYSLAGSALIIVGAIIIAWRERLRG, via the coding sequence GTGAACGACGGGCGGCGCGTCGGCGACGCCATCGCCGCCGTCGGCATGATGGTGGTCGCCTGTGCGCTGGTCGCCGGCACTACCCTGTTTGCCAAGATGCTGGGTAGGGCGGTCGAGGGACCGCCGATCCACCCGTTGCAGGTGTCAGCGGGGCGCTATTTCTTCGCGCTCGTCGCGCTGGCGCCGTTCATTCTTTGGCACCGCCCCTCGCTCAAGGGCACGGCATGGAGCAGCCATCTGGTTCGCGTTGTAGCCGGATGGTCCGGTGTCACCTGCCTGTTCGCGGCGGCGGCATTGATGCGGCTGGCGGATGCCACCGCGATCAGTTTCCTCAATCCGATCGTTGCGATGCTGCTGGCAATCCCGATTTTGGGAGAGACGGTCGGCCGCTGGCGCTGGGCTGCCGCGGCGATCGCGCTCGCCGGGGCGCTGATCCTGACCAATCCGGGCGGCGACGCATTTCGTCCGGCGGCCCTCGTGGCGTTGACGGCCGCGCTGCTTATCGGCCTGGAAGTGGTGCTGGTGAAGCGGCTGACCAACATGGAGCCGCCGCTGCGGATCCTCGCCGTCGGCAATTTCCTCGGTGCGGTGCTTTCGGTCGCGGCAGCGCTGTTCGTCTGGCAGCAGCCGAACACCTTGCAATGGACGCTGCTCGCCGCGATCGGCATCGCCATGGTGGCCGCGCAGGCACTGTTTCTGCAGGCGCTCAAGCGCGGGGACGCCAGTTTCGTCGTCCCGCTTTTTTACACCACACTCGTCTTCGCGGGTGTCTACGATTTCGCCGTCTTCGGCGAGACGCCTACAAGCTACAGCCTGGCCGGGTCCGCTCTGATCATCGTTGGCGCGATCATCA
- a CDS encoding NAD(P)H-dependent flavin oxidoreductase, whose protein sequence is MALPDILKKNLRIPVVGSPLFIISHPPLVLAQCKAGIVGAFPALNARPEPQLHDWLAEITEDLAAHDAKNPDRPAAPFAVNQIVHKSNSRLQHDLEACVKYKVPIVITSLGAVEEVNQAVHSYGGIVLHDIIHDRHARKAIEKGADGLIAVAAGAGGHAGTLSPFALIQEIRQWFDGPLLLSGAIANGGAILAAQAMGADMAYIGSPFIATHEARAVDEYKQMIVQSKAADIVYSNLFTGVHGNYLKGSIEAQGLDPKNLPQSDPSKMNFDSRETKAWKHIWGCGQGIGAVSEVLGAAELVDRLAVEYEAARGQLAA, encoded by the coding sequence ATGGCGCTGCCGGACATTTTGAAGAAGAACCTCAGGATTCCGGTCGTCGGGTCGCCGCTTTTCATCATCTCGCATCCGCCGCTGGTGCTTGCGCAATGCAAGGCCGGCATCGTCGGGGCGTTCCCCGCCCTGAACGCGCGGCCAGAGCCGCAGCTGCACGACTGGCTCGCGGAGATTACCGAGGACCTGGCCGCGCATGACGCGAAGAACCCGGATCGCCCGGCCGCCCCGTTCGCCGTCAACCAAATCGTCCACAAGTCCAATTCAAGGCTGCAGCACGACCTCGAAGCGTGCGTCAAATACAAGGTGCCAATCGTCATCACCTCGCTCGGCGCCGTCGAGGAGGTCAACCAGGCCGTCCACTCCTATGGCGGCATCGTGCTGCACGACATCATCCACGACCGCCATGCCCGCAAGGCTATCGAGAAGGGCGCCGACGGGCTGATCGCGGTCGCAGCCGGCGCCGGTGGCCATGCCGGTACGCTGTCGCCGTTCGCGCTGATCCAGGAAATCCGGCAGTGGTTCGACGGCCCGCTCCTGCTTTCCGGAGCCATCGCCAATGGCGGCGCGATACTCGCAGCTCAGGCGATGGGCGCCGACATGGCCTATATCGGCTCGCCCTTCATCGCCACGCACGAGGCGCGAGCAGTCGATGAATACAAGCAGATGATCGTGCAGTCCAAGGCCGCCGACATCGTCTATTCGAACCTCTTCACCGGCGTCCACGGCAACTACCTCAAAGGCTCGATCGAGGCGCAAGGACTCGACCCGAAGAACCTGCCCCAGTCCGACCCGTCGAAGATGAATTTCGACAGCCGCGAAACCAAGGCATGGAAGCACATCTGGGGCTGCGGCCAGGGCATCGGCGCGGTCAGCGAGGTCTTAGGCGCGGCGGAACTCGTGGACCGCCTGGCCGTGGAATATGAGGCCGCCAGGGGCCAGCTCGCCGCGTGA
- a CDS encoding ligase-associated DNA damage response DEXH box helicase, with protein sequence MTDQTALREANAAARLPKPFLEWFSSRGWSPRVHQIDLLARAQRGASALLIAPTGAGKTLAGFLPSLVDLAERPKRKPGEAFRGVHTLYISPLKALAVDIERNLGKPVAEIGLSVTIETRTGDTPTHKRQRQKHAPPDILLTTPEQLALLIAAPDAGRFFSGLRYLVLDELHSLVISKRGHLLSLGIARLRKLAPDIQAIGLSATVADPDALRRWLMPQDPPGAMADIITVAGGAKPEISILDSDDHVPWAGHSARYAIPDLYDAICRHRTTLLFVNTRSQAELLFRELWRVNEDGLPIALHHGSLDVGQRRKVEKAMAENTLRAIVATSTLDLGIDWGDVDLVIHVGAPKGASRLAQRIGRSNHRMDEPSRAILVPANRFEVMECRAALEANYLGAQDTPPLADGALDVLAQHVLGMACAAPFSDDALYDEVRSAAPYAGLDRPTFDAVVDFVATGGYALRSYERYARIRQTKDGLWRISHPRIAQQYRLNVGTIIEAPMLNVRYVRSGRGTAARGGPVLGKVEEYFLETLSPGDTFMFSGKVLRFEGIRENEAFVSNGAGNDAMVPSYAGGKFPLSSYLADEVRGIIADPDRWTTLPPQVADWLRLQRDKSVLPKRSDLLVETFPRGERFYMIAYPFEGRLAHQTLGMLLTRRLERARAQPLGFVATEYSLAIWGLRDLGGMLAAGRLSLPELFGEDMLGDDLEAWLAESWLLKRTFRACAMIAGLIEKRHPGKEKTGRQVTVSADLIYDVLRTHEPDHVLLRATRADAAAGLLDIHRLGEMLSRIRGRIVHKNLERISPLAVPVMLEIGRERVNGEASDVLLSEAADDLIEEALGSA encoded by the coding sequence GTGACCGACCAGACAGCCCTTCGCGAGGCCAACGCCGCCGCCCGCCTTCCGAAACCGTTCCTGGAATGGTTTTCGTCGCGCGGCTGGTCGCCGCGAGTGCACCAGATCGACCTTCTGGCGCGCGCGCAGCGCGGTGCTTCAGCTTTGCTGATTGCGCCCACCGGTGCCGGCAAGACGCTCGCCGGCTTCCTGCCGAGCCTCGTCGACCTCGCCGAACGGCCGAAACGCAAGCCGGGCGAGGCATTTCGCGGCGTCCACACGCTCTATATCTCGCCACTGAAGGCTCTCGCCGTCGACATCGAACGCAACCTCGGCAAGCCGGTTGCCGAGATCGGCCTGTCGGTGACCATCGAGACCCGCACCGGCGACACCCCAACCCACAAGCGCCAGCGCCAGAAGCATGCGCCACCGGACATCCTCCTGACAACGCCGGAACAACTTGCGCTGCTGATCGCAGCGCCAGACGCCGGGCGGTTCTTTTCAGGCCTTCGCTATCTGGTGCTCGATGAACTGCACTCGCTGGTCATTTCGAAGCGCGGGCACCTTCTGTCGCTAGGCATCGCCCGCCTGCGCAAGCTTGCTCCGGATATCCAGGCGATTGGCCTGTCCGCGACAGTCGCCGACCCCGACGCGCTGCGGCGCTGGCTCATGCCGCAGGACCCGCCCGGCGCGATGGCCGACATCATCACCGTCGCAGGCGGCGCCAAGCCGGAGATATCGATCCTCGATTCCGACGATCACGTACCATGGGCCGGCCACTCGGCGCGCTACGCCATTCCCGACCTCTATGACGCCATCTGTCGGCACCGGACGACGCTTCTCTTCGTCAACACCCGCAGCCAGGCCGAATTGCTGTTTCGCGAATTGTGGCGTGTCAACGAGGACGGCCTGCCGATCGCGCTTCACCACGGCTCGCTCGACGTCGGCCAGCGGCGCAAGGTCGAAAAGGCGATGGCGGAGAACACCCTGCGCGCCATCGTTGCCACCTCGACGCTTGATCTCGGCATCGACTGGGGCGATGTCGATCTCGTCATCCATGTCGGAGCCCCCAAGGGCGCCAGCAGGCTCGCCCAGCGCATCGGCCGCTCCAACCATCGCATGGACGAACCGAGCCGCGCCATCCTGGTGCCGGCCAACCGTTTCGAGGTCATGGAATGCCGGGCCGCGCTGGAGGCGAATTACCTTGGAGCGCAGGACACGCCGCCGCTTGCCGACGGGGCGCTCGACGTGCTCGCCCAGCACGTGCTCGGCATGGCCTGCGCGGCCCCGTTTTCCGACGATGCGCTTTATGACGAGGTCCGGTCCGCCGCACCCTACGCCGGGCTCGATCGCCCGACCTTCGATGCCGTCGTCGATTTCGTCGCGACGGGCGGCTACGCCTTGCGGAGTTACGAACGCTATGCACGCATCCGACAGACCAAGGACGGGCTATGGCGCATCAGCCACCCGCGCATCGCCCAGCAATACCGGCTCAATGTCGGCACCATCATCGAGGCGCCGATGCTCAATGTCCGCTATGTACGCAGCGGCCGCGGCACGGCAGCGCGCGGCGGGCCCGTGCTCGGCAAGGTCGAGGAATATTTCCTCGAGACGCTGAGCCCCGGCGACACCTTCATGTTTTCGGGCAAGGTGCTGCGCTTCGAGGGTATCCGCGAAAACGAAGCCTTCGTTTCCAACGGCGCCGGCAACGACGCCATGGTTCCCTCCTACGCCGGCGGCAAGTTTCCGCTCTCCAGCTACCTGGCCGACGAGGTGCGCGGCATCATTGCCGATCCCGACCGCTGGACGACCCTGCCGCCGCAGGTCGCCGACTGGCTGCGGCTGCAGCGCGACAAGTCGGTGCTGCCGAAGCGTAGCGACCTGCTGGTCGAGACGTTTCCGCGCGGCGAGCGCTTCTACATGATCGCCTACCCGTTCGAGGGGCGACTGGCGCACCAGACCCTCGGCATGCTCCTGACCCGCCGGCTGGAGCGCGCCCGTGCCCAGCCGCTTGGCTTCGTCGCCACAGAATATTCGCTCGCCATCTGGGGACTGCGCGACCTTGGCGGCATGCTCGCTGCAGGCCGGCTGTCGCTGCCGGAGCTCTTCGGCGAGGACATGCTCGGCGACGACCTCGAGGCATGGCTTGCCGAGAGCTGGCTCCTGAAGCGCACCTTCCGCGCCTGCGCCATGATCGCCGGCCTCATCGAGAAGCGCCATCCCGGAAAGGAAAAAACAGGGCGACAGGTCACGGTGTCTGCTGACCTCATCTACGACGTCCTGCGGACGCATGAGCCGGACCATGTGCTGTTGCGGGCCACGCGTGCCGATGCAGCAGCCGGCCTGCTCGACATTCATCGCCTCGGCGAAATGCTGTCGCGTATCCGCGGACGAATCGTGCATAAGAACCTGGAACGGATCTCGCCGCTCGCCGTGCCGGTCATGCTCGAGATCGGCCGCGAGCGGGTGAACGGAGAGGCGAGCGACGTGCTCCTTTCCGAAGCAGCGGACGATCTGATCGAGGAGGCGCTGGGTAGCGCATGA
- a CDS encoding class I SAM-dependent DNA methyltransferase, translating into MNSMRFSSGDLVADRRAEYAAMLHEHGDHAAAAELMHETLLLVPDWAAGWYRLGEMREASGDIEGAAQAWRRSLRIDPADRMGAALKLELIGAASAIDAVPSAFVETLFDQYADRFDASLVERLGYRAPELIMAALQEAGAERFAHVIDLGCGTGLMGERLRAVSSFIEGNDISRGMLKKAETKRIYDRLWREDLQTFAPGARRADLAVAADVLIYLGALDRLLDAVAAMVLPGGLFAFSVESHDGPEPVLLRPSRRYAHHRAFVEAQLVRAGFEIEVMRSATLRQDRGEPVEGLIVVARLALKPTVETFAAPFVTDEEQPAALN; encoded by the coding sequence ATGAATTCAATGCGTTTTTCCTCCGGCGACCTCGTCGCCGACCGCCGCGCGGAATATGCCGCCATGCTGCACGAGCATGGCGATCACGCGGCAGCGGCCGAACTAATGCACGAGACGCTGCTGCTGGTGCCGGACTGGGCGGCGGGCTGGTATCGCCTCGGCGAGATGCGCGAGGCGTCCGGCGATATCGAAGGAGCGGCGCAGGCGTGGCGCCGTTCGCTGCGCATCGATCCCGCCGATCGCATGGGCGCGGCGCTCAAACTGGAACTGATAGGCGCCGCCAGCGCCATCGACGCCGTGCCCAGCGCCTTCGTCGAGACCTTGTTCGACCAATACGCCGACCGTTTCGACGCTTCCCTTGTCGAGCGACTTGGCTACCGGGCGCCGGAACTGATCATGGCAGCCTTGCAGGAGGCCGGCGCGGAGCGTTTCGCCCATGTCATTGACCTCGGCTGCGGTACCGGGCTCATGGGCGAAAGGCTGCGCGCGGTGTCGAGCTTCATCGAAGGCAACGACATCTCGCGCGGCATGCTCAAAAAGGCCGAGACCAAGCGCATCTACGATCGGCTCTGGCGCGAGGACCTGCAGACTTTCGCGCCAGGCGCGCGGCGCGCCGATCTGGCCGTGGCAGCCGACGTGCTGATCTATCTCGGCGCGCTCGACCGCCTGCTCGACGCGGTAGCGGCCATGGTATTGCCCGGCGGCCTCTTCGCGTTCTCCGTGGAAAGCCATGACGGGCCCGAGCCGGTCCTGCTCAGGCCATCGCGGCGTTACGCCCATCACCGCGCCTTTGTCGAAGCGCAGCTAGTTCGCGCCGGCTTCGAGATCGAGGTCATGCGTTCGGCAACCTTGCGCCAGGACCGTGGCGAGCCGGTCGAGGGGTTGATTGTCGTTGCGCGTCTCGCCCTGAAGCCGACTGTCGAGACTTTCGCGGCACCTTTCGTCACCGACGAGGAGCAGCCCGCGGCGCTGAACTGA
- a CDS encoding DUF3429 family protein, with translation MAEPDPLNERDGEARLPGARMAAVLAFAPIAALTLWLAGIADDHPWRDATVDLLQTYAALSLAYAAGTRRGVMLAAQDQHRTQPPGIDPLLCLVVLLAAWALLFASPPHVFALLAVAFAAQGAWDAFAVHAGQADARFGRGRISTTLLTVAAMVAAFLATA, from the coding sequence GTGGCCGAACCGGACCCGCTGAACGAACGCGACGGCGAGGCGCGCCTGCCGGGAGCCAGGATGGCCGCGGTCCTCGCCTTCGCGCCGATCGCCGCCCTGACCCTCTGGCTGGCCGGGATCGCCGACGACCACCCCTGGCGGGACGCAACCGTCGACCTCCTGCAGACCTATGCGGCACTTTCGCTGGCCTATGCAGCCGGCACCCGGCGCGGCGTCATGCTGGCGGCACAAGACCAGCACCGGACCCAGCCGCCAGGGATCGACCCGCTGCTGTGCCTCGTTGTGCTTCTGGCCGCGTGGGCGCTTTTGTTCGCGTCGCCGCCGCATGTCTTTGCACTGCTCGCGGTGGCGTTCGCGGCCCAGGGCGCCTGGGACGCTTTTGCCGTGCATGCCGGACAAGCCGACGCCCGCTTCGGCCGCGGGCGCATCTCCACCACCTTGCTGACGGTCGCCGCCATGGTAGCGGCATTCCTGGCAACTGCGTAA
- the pdeM gene encoding ligase-associated DNA damage response endonuclease PdeM, whose amino-acid sequence MNVATRHETGAALTAVAGEPALFDHRGALVLPQHRLLVISDLHLEKGSSFARRGVMMPPYDSAATLCLLADVIDDHRPEIVISLGDSFHDGGGAARMPQPFRDRLVSLMRGRDWFWVAGNHDPEPPRGLPGDTVRELALGALTFRHEPSRGPVDGEVAGHLHPGARIVRRGRSVRRRCFATDGARLIMPSFGAFTGMLNVRDRAIWPLFEASRFRAFMMGKGRVYPIAGAMLRAG is encoded by the coding sequence ATGAATGTCGCGACGAGGCACGAGACCGGAGCCGCACTCACGGCCGTTGCCGGCGAGCCCGCGCTGTTCGACCATCGCGGCGCACTTGTGCTTCCGCAACACCGGCTGCTTGTGATCTCCGATCTTCATCTGGAAAAGGGCTCGTCGTTCGCCCGGCGCGGCGTGATGATGCCGCCTTATGATTCGGCGGCCACACTCTGCTTGTTGGCCGACGTGATCGACGATCATCGTCCCGAAATTGTCATCAGCCTCGGCGACAGCTTCCACGATGGCGGCGGGGCCGCGCGCATGCCGCAACCCTTCCGCGACCGGCTCGTCAGTCTGATGAGGGGCCGTGACTGGTTCTGGGTGGCGGGCAATCACGATCCCGAGCCGCCCCGGGGCCTGCCGGGCGACACGGTGCGCGAACTCGCGCTCGGCGCGCTTACTTTCCGCCACGAACCGTCACGAGGGCCGGTAGACGGGGAGGTTGCCGGCCACTTGCACCCCGGCGCCCGTATCGTCCGCCGCGGCCGTTCGGTACGCCGCCGCTGCTTCGCGACCGACGGCGCGCGCCTGATCATGCCGTCTTTCGGTGCCTTTACGGGCATGCTCAATGTCCGCGACCGGGCCATATGGCCGCTCTTTGAGGCGTCGCGGTTTCGCGCCTTCATGATGGGGAAGGGCCGGGTCTATCCGATCGCCGGCGCGATGCTCCGGGCCGGCTGA
- a CDS encoding ligase-associated DNA damage response exonuclease: MRAAELLHPRPEGLYCPPGDFFIDPVRPVARALVTHGHADHARAGHGSVLATRETLDIMRIRYGDHFATSAQTADPGKSIRLGETSISFHPAGHVLGSAQIAVEMGGLRIVASGDYKRRADPTCARFEPIACDVFISEATFGLPVFRHPDDRGEIARLLKSVSQFPERTHLVGAYSLGKAQRVIKLLREAGYERTIYIHGALERLCNYYQSRGIELGQLAPATVDDGERERFAGEVVVGPPANFAERWARRFADPVAAFASGWMRIRQRAKQRGVELPLILSDHADWDELTQTIHDTGAREVWVTHGREEALVRWCEINGIAAKPLNLVGYEDEGD, from the coding sequence ATGCGAGCAGCAGAACTCCTGCACCCGCGCCCAGAAGGCCTCTACTGCCCTCCGGGTGATTTCTTCATCGACCCGGTGCGGCCGGTGGCCCGGGCGCTGGTCACGCACGGCCACGCCGATCATGCACGCGCCGGCCACGGCTCCGTGCTGGCGACACGCGAAACGCTCGACATCATGCGGATCCGCTACGGCGATCACTTTGCCACCAGCGCCCAGACCGCCGATCCGGGCAAGTCGATCCGTCTGGGTGAAACCAGCATCTCCTTCCATCCGGCAGGCCACGTCCTCGGCTCGGCCCAGATCGCGGTCGAAATGGGTGGCCTTCGCATCGTCGCCTCCGGCGACTACAAGCGCCGCGCCGACCCCACCTGCGCACGGTTCGAACCGATCGCCTGCGATGTCTTCATCAGCGAGGCGACGTTCGGCCTGCCCGTATTCCGTCACCCGGACGATCGCGGCGAGATCGCGCGGCTTTTGAAGTCGGTATCGCAGTTCCCGGAACGGACCCATCTCGTGGGCGCCTATTCGCTGGGCAAGGCCCAGCGGGTCATCAAGCTGCTGCGGGAGGCCGGCTACGAACGGACGATCTACATTCACGGCGCGCTGGAGCGGCTTTGCAACTACTACCAGAGCCGGGGCATCGAACTCGGTCAGCTGGCGCCCGCAACGGTCGACGACGGGGAACGCGAACGCTTCGCCGGCGAGGTCGTCGTCGGGCCGCCGGCCAATTTCGCCGAACGCTGGGCGCGGCGCTTCGCCGACCCGGTTGCCGCCTTCGCCTCGGGCTGGATGCGCATCCGGCAAAGGGCGAAGCAGCGTGGCGTGGAGTTGCCGCTGATCCTTTCCGACCACGCCGACTGGGACGAACTGACCCAGACCATCCACGACACGGGCGCCCGTGAAGTCTGGGTGACGCATGGCCGCGAGGAAGCGCTGGTGCGCTGGTGCGAGATCAACGGCATCGCGGCCAAGCCGCTCAACCTTGTCGGCTACGAGGACGAGGGTGACTGA
- a CDS encoding TIGR02186 family protein translates to MSGGWRKSLAAIAMALLAAMATGARAQGPAPSRAPDAPANPESIQIGLSTDRISITSDFSGADLTIFGALDNADPLINRQGRYDVIVVLEGPARPVVVRRKDRILGVWVNTVSETFVNVPVSYSVATTRVPQDITDPINYRQLALGVENIYVEPLDREGDPATIDEFEAALRRLKKSSGLYSERIGGVQFLTQSLFRATLTLAPNVPVGTHKARAFLFRNGVFIKENSAQLAILKAGFEQTVFRMAHEQSLLYGIFAAVLAVFTGWLGRILFRRD, encoded by the coding sequence ATGAGCGGCGGTTGGCGAAAGTCGCTCGCCGCCATTGCGATGGCGCTGCTCGCCGCGATGGCGACCGGCGCGCGGGCTCAGGGTCCGGCGCCGAGCCGTGCGCCCGACGCGCCGGCCAACCCCGAAAGCATCCAGATCGGACTTTCGACCGACCGCATCTCGATCACCTCGGATTTTTCAGGCGCCGATCTGACGATCTTCGGCGCGCTCGACAACGCCGACCCGCTCATCAACCGGCAGGGCCGCTACGACGTCATCGTCGTGCTCGAAGGGCCGGCGCGGCCGGTGGTCGTCCGGCGCAAGGACCGCATCCTCGGCGTCTGGGTGAATACCGTTTCGGAAACCTTCGTCAACGTTCCGGTCTCCTATTCCGTGGCGACGACGCGCGTGCCGCAGGACATCACCGATCCGATCAATTACCGGCAACTCGCGCTCGGTGTGGAAAATATCTATGTCGAGCCGCTCGACAGGGAGGGCGATCCGGCCACGATCGACGAGTTCGAGGCCGCCTTGCGCCGGTTGAAGAAGTCCAGCGGGCTCTATTCGGAGCGCATCGGCGGGGTACAGTTCCTCACCCAGAGCCTGTTTCGCGCGACTCTGACGCTGGCGCCCAACGTGCCGGTGGGCACGCACAAGGCGAGGGCCTTCCTGTTCCGCAATGGCGTCTTCATCAAGGAAAACTCCGCCCAGCTGGCCATCTTGAAGGCTGGTTTCGAGCAGACGGTGTTCCGCATGGCGCACGAGCAGAGCCTGCTCTACGGCATCTTCGCCGCGGTCCTGGCCGTCTTCACCGGCTGGCTCGGCCGCATCTTGTTCAGGCGGGACTAG
- a CDS encoding cisplatin damage response ATP-dependent DNA ligase, producing MDRFAELLDRLVLTPSRNGKLKLLIDYFAEVPDPDRGLALAAITGDLDIPGVKPAMLRILITERMDPVLFAYSYDYVGDLAETVSLAWPTPGDTAGAAPRLSEAVEALMAAGRVHGAPVFAGLLDRLDASERFALIKLVTGGLRIGVSARLAKQALAAFGNVDITEIEELWHGIEPPYRPLFGWLEGHGPKPEKRGAALFQPVMLANPLGERELDRLDPADFAAEWKWDGIRVQAVAENGRARLYSRTGDDISGAFPDVVEAMTFDAAIDGELLVGAPERGAGGFSDLQQRLNRKTVSPKMREKYPAFIRCYDILRHGTENLRGAAFRDRRLRLETLVAGLDPVRFDLSPLVTFSNWAELDRLRSGPPHPVIEGVMLKRWDSDYAAGRPKGPWFKWKRDPHTVDAVLMYAQRGHGKRSSYYSDYTFGVWSGPADKPELVPVGKAYFGFTDEELRQIDKYVRDNTIDRFGPVRAVRAEPAHGLVLEVAFEGLNRSKRHRSGVAMRFPRISRLRWDKPAAEADRLEALQELLEKEGG from the coding sequence ATGGACCGGTTCGCCGAACTCCTCGACCGACTGGTTTTGACGCCGTCGCGCAACGGCAAACTCAAACTTTTGATCGACTATTTCGCGGAGGTGCCGGACCCTGATCGCGGACTGGCGCTCGCGGCGATCACCGGCGACCTCGACATTCCCGGCGTGAAGCCCGCGATGCTGCGCATATTGATCACCGAGCGCATGGACCCGGTGCTGTTCGCCTATTCCTACGATTATGTCGGCGATCTGGCCGAGACGGTGTCGCTCGCCTGGCCGACGCCCGGGGACACCGCCGGCGCGGCGCCGCGGCTTTCGGAAGCCGTCGAGGCGCTTATGGCGGCCGGGCGCGTCCATGGTGCCCCGGTCTTTGCCGGGCTCCTTGACCGACTCGACGCTTCGGAGCGTTTTGCACTCATCAAGCTGGTCACCGGCGGACTGCGGATCGGCGTTTCGGCGCGGTTGGCGAAGCAAGCACTGGCGGCGTTCGGCAACGTCGACATCACCGAGATCGAGGAACTCTGGCACGGCATCGAGCCTCCTTACCGACCCCTGTTCGGCTGGCTCGAGGGCCACGGACCGAAACCGGAGAAGCGGGGCGCGGCGCTGTTTCAGCCGGTCATGCTTGCCAACCCGCTCGGCGAACGCGAGTTGGACCGGCTCGATCCGGCCGACTTTGCCGCGGAATGGAAGTGGGACGGCATACGGGTACAGGCCGTGGCGGAAAATGGGCGTGCGCGGCTTTATTCACGCACCGGCGACGATATCTCAGGTGCCTTTCCGGACGTCGTCGAGGCGATGACTTTCGACGCGGCGATCGACGGCGAGTTGCTCGTCGGCGCGCCCGAGCGCGGTGCCGGCGGCTTCTCCGACCTGCAGCAGCGCCTCAACCGCAAGACGGTGTCCCCCAAGATGCGGGAGAAATATCCGGCCTTCATCCGCTGCTACGACATCCTGCGGCACGGAACCGAGAATTTGCGCGGAGCGGCTTTTCGCGACCGGCGCCTGCGGCTTGAGACACTGGTCGCCGGCCTCGATCCGGTGCGTTTCGACCTGTCGCCGCTGGTGACGTTTTCGAACTGGGCCGAACTCGACCGCTTGCGATCTGGCCCGCCGCATCCGGTCATCGAGGGCGTGATGCTGAAGCGTTGGGATTCCGACTATGCCGCCGGGCGACCAAAAGGGCCGTGGTTCAAGTGGAAACGCGATCCCCACACGGTAGATGCAGTCCTGATGTATGCCCAACGCGGCCATGGCAAGCGGTCGAGCTACTATTCCGACTACACTTTCGGCGTCTGGTCAGGCCCGGCGGACAAGCCCGAACTGGTGCCGGTCGGCAAGGCCTATTTCGGCTTTACCGACGAGGAACTCCGACAGATCGACAAATATGTCCGCGACAACACGATCGACCGGTTCGGGCCGGTCAGGGCGGTGCGCGCAGAACCAGCGCACGGGCTGGTGCTGGAGGTCGCCTTCGAGGGGTTGAACCGGTCGAAACGCCACCGTTCCGGCGTTGCAATGCGCTTTCCACGCATCTCGCGGCTGCGCTGGGACAAGCCGGCGGCGGAAGCCGACAGGCTCGAGGCACTGCAAGAACTGCTCGAGAAGGAGGGCGGCTGA